In Lusitaniella coriacea LEGE 07157, one genomic interval encodes:
- a CDS encoding ABC transporter permease has product MKYWDETLAVAQRILIELLRRRRSLVFWSIFPLSVLLLNGYILAERAQLTMAEAMELAAPSTLVGAALFFSCLGGSVATVVSEREQQTLKRLFISPLSGTSYFLGIFVAHSCIGIGQMLLVYAIASSFGANFEGSILLGLSIVLLSIISYVGVGFILGTQLARRTEDVNALVAAFGVPLLILGGAFLPTSLFPETLLEIANFNPIYHMNEALVEVWANGKAWSELNPHIEFLCGFAAIMVIAGWFSYRRMLSVERRL; this is encoded by the coding sequence ATGAAATATTGGGATGAAACTCTGGCTGTCGCTCAACGAATTCTCATCGAACTGTTGCGTCGCCGACGAAGTTTAGTATTTTGGAGTATTTTTCCCCTTTCGGTTCTCCTGCTCAATGGCTATATTTTGGCAGAACGGGCGCAATTAACAATGGCTGAGGCGATGGAATTGGCTGCACCTTCAACGTTGGTGGGAGCGGCGTTATTTTTTAGCTGTTTGGGGGGAAGCGTCGCAACAGTTGTTTCTGAACGGGAACAGCAAACCCTCAAACGCCTTTTTATCTCCCCTTTAAGCGGTACGTCCTATTTTTTAGGGATTTTTGTGGCCCATAGCTGTATTGGCATCGGTCAAATGTTGTTAGTGTACGCGATCGCGTCCAGTTTTGGCGCAAACTTTGAAGGGTCGATTCTGCTAGGGCTATCAATCGTTTTACTCAGCATTATTAGTTACGTCGGCGTGGGTTTTATCCTCGGCACGCAACTTGCACGTCGTACCGAAGATGTCAACGCATTAGTTGCCGCCTTTGGCGTACCCCTCTTAATCCTTGGCGGTGCATTTCTCCCCACTTCCCTTTTCCCCGAAACCTTACTGGAAATTGCCAACTTTAATCCGATTTATCACATGAACGAAGCACTGGTAGAAGTTTGGGCGAATGGAAAAGCCTGGTCAGAACTCAATCCTCATATAGAATTCCTCTGTGGGTTTGCTGCAATTATGGTCATCGCCGGATGGTTTTCCTATCGTCGGATGTTGAGCGTTGAACGAAGATTGTAA
- a CDS encoding phycobilisome linker polypeptide, giving the protein MASLMTAQRLGIEPFSDSAPVELYPGSASADAEVVIQAVYRQILGNAYVMESERIAVPESQLKSGSISVREFVRQVAKSELYRSRFFENCPRYRAIELNFKHFLGRAPNDLEEMRAHSTILDNQGFDAEIDSYIDSDEYNQCFGENVVPYYRGFSTEGNEKMVGFTRLFQLYRGYANSDKACGKQSRLNREVIQNTASPIYIGSTSQVIPGISGGGRGQFYRLSVVQAAGAGRMARIRKSSMEYLVPYEQLSWKLQQINKQGGKVTSIIPA; this is encoded by the coding sequence ATGGCGAGTTTGATGACCGCTCAACGTTTGGGAATTGAGCCTTTTTCTGACTCAGCGCCTGTCGAGCTGTATCCTGGTTCTGCTAGTGCAGATGCAGAAGTTGTTATCCAGGCGGTTTATCGGCAGATTTTGGGCAATGCTTACGTCATGGAGAGCGAGCGGATAGCCGTTCCAGAATCTCAGCTTAAAAGCGGCAGTATTTCTGTTCGCGAATTTGTAAGACAAGTCGCAAAATCGGAGCTTTATCGCTCCCGTTTTTTTGAGAATTGTCCTCGTTATCGAGCGATTGAATTAAATTTCAAGCACTTTCTCGGTCGCGCTCCCAACGATTTAGAGGAGATGCGGGCGCACAGTACGATTTTAGATAATCAAGGCTTTGACGCTGAGATCGATTCCTATATCGATAGCGACGAGTATAACCAGTGCTTCGGTGAAAATGTTGTTCCCTATTATCGCGGCTTCTCGACCGAAGGGAACGAAAAAATGGTTGGTTTTACCCGCCTGTTCCAACTGTATCGGGGCTATGCCAATAGCGATAAAGCTTGCGGGAAACAGTCGCGACTCAACCGGGAAGTGATCCAAAATACGGCTTCTCCAATTTATATTGGCTCTACCAGCCAGGTTATTCCTGGAATTTCAGGTGGCGGTCGAGGTCAGTTCTATCGGTTGTCTGTTGTGCAAGCGGCAGGAGCCGGTCGAATGGCAAGAATACGGAAAAGTAGTATGGAATATCTCGTTCCTTACGAACAGCTTTCCTGGAAGTTGCAGCAAATCAACAAACAGGGCGGCAAAGTGACAAGCATTATTCCTGCTTAA
- a CDS encoding HEAT repeat domain-containing protein, with the protein METDRAPNNVTTEERPALTVEEALENLKQTQDLGLRYYAAWWLGRFRVREPIAIEMLLAALEDESDRTPDGGYPLRRNAATALGKLGDRACVPALIRCLDCEDYYVREAAAQALAMLGDPSAIPSLLKFLDGGVEAAVGTSGKPHLIQPYEAIIEALGALGASEAMSAIEPFMAHSMEKVQYAAARAMYQLTQNRQYGEYLVEALQNDNLQLRRSALMDLGAIGYLPAAEAIAETLAENSLKLISLKGVLECELGNRNAETTLLSPESERIMTLMDDLL; encoded by the coding sequence ATGGAAACCGATCGCGCACCGAATAACGTTACGACAGAAGAACGCCCTGCCTTAACCGTCGAGGAGGCGCTAGAAAATTTAAAACAAACCCAAGATTTGGGGTTGCGATACTATGCAGCGTGGTGGTTGGGACGATTTCGCGTGCGCGAGCCGATCGCGATTGAAATGCTTCTCGCAGCGTTGGAAGATGAATCCGATCGCACGCCCGATGGGGGCTATCCCCTACGACGCAACGCAGCAACGGCTTTGGGAAAATTGGGCGATCGCGCCTGCGTTCCGGCTTTGATTCGCTGTTTGGATTGCGAAGATTATTACGTGCGGGAAGCGGCGGCACAAGCCCTAGCGATGTTGGGCGATCCATCTGCGATTCCTTCCTTGCTGAAATTCCTCGATGGGGGCGTTGAGGCAGCAGTGGGAACTTCGGGAAAACCCCACCTCATCCAGCCCTACGAAGCAATTATCGAGGCGCTGGGGGCTTTAGGGGCTTCGGAAGCAATGAGCGCGATCGAACCTTTTATGGCGCATTCTATGGAGAAGGTGCAATATGCGGCGGCGCGAGCGATGTATCAGTTAACCCAGAATAGGCAGTATGGGGAATATTTGGTTGAAGCGCTACAAAATGACAACCTACAATTGCGTCGTTCTGCGTTGATGGATTTGGGCGCAATCGGCTATTTACCCGCAGCAGAGGCGATCGCGGAAACTTTAGCGGAAAATAGTTTGAAGCTGATTTCTCTCAAAGGGGTTTTGGAGTGCGAATTAGGCAACCGTAATGCTGAAACGACTTTGTTATCCCCAGAAAGTGAACGAATTATGACTTTAATGGACGATCTGTTGTAG
- the psaB gene encoding photosystem I core protein PsaB: protein MATKFPKFSQDLAQDPTTRRIWYGIATAHDFESHDGMTEENLYQKIFASHFGHIAIIFLWTSGTLFHVAWQGNFEQWIEDPLNVRPIAHAIWDPQFGKAAVDAFTQAGASNPVDICYSGVYHWFYTIGMRSNSELHGGAMFLLILAAIFLFAGWLHLQPKFRPSLSWFKNAESRMNHHLAGLFGVSSLAWTGHLVHVAIPESRGVHVGWDNFLSVKPHPAGLAPFFTGNWGVYAQNPDTAGHVFSTSDGAGTAILTFLGGFHPQTESLWLTDIAHHHLAIAVLFIVAGHMYRTNFGIGHSMKEIMEAHNPPEGTPFGGWIGAGHKGMYDTYNNSLHFQLGWHLACLGVLTSVVAHHMYSMPAYAFIAKDYTTQAALFTHHEYIAGFLMLGAFAHGAIFLVRDYDPEANKNNVLARMLEHKEALISHLSWVSLFLGFHTLSMYVHNDVVVAFGTPEKQILIEPVFAQWIQAAHGKLLYGFDTLLSNPDSVAYTAFPNHGNVWLSGWLDAINSGGNSLFLTIGPGDFLVHHAIALGLHTTTLILVKGALDARGSKLMPDKKDFGYSFPCDGPGRGGTCDISAWDATYLAAFWMLNTIGWLTFYWHWKHLCIWQGNVAQFNENSTYLMGWFRDYLWANSAQLINGYNPYGVNNLSIWAWIFLAAHLCWAVGFMFLISWRGYWQELIETIVWAHERTPLAQLVRWKDKPVALSIVQARVVGLAHFAAGYVFTYAAFLIASTAGKFG from the coding sequence ATGGCAACTAAATTTCCAAAATTTAGCCAGGATCTCGCACAAGATCCGACCACTCGTCGGATTTGGTATGGGATTGCCACAGCCCACGATTTTGAAAGTCATGACGGCATGACGGAGGAAAATCTTTACCAAAAGATTTTTGCTTCCCATTTCGGTCATATCGCGATCATTTTCCTGTGGACTTCCGGCACCCTGTTCCACGTCGCCTGGCAAGGTAACTTTGAACAATGGATCGAAGATCCCCTTAATGTCCGCCCTATTGCTCACGCAATTTGGGATCCCCAATTTGGCAAAGCAGCCGTCGATGCGTTTACGCAAGCGGGTGCTTCAAACCCAGTAGACATCTGCTACTCTGGGGTTTACCACTGGTTCTACACCATTGGTATGAGAAGCAACAGCGAACTGCACGGCGGTGCGATGTTCCTGTTGATTTTGGCCGCTATTTTCCTGTTTGCAGGCTGGCTTCACTTGCAGCCGAAGTTCCGTCCCAGCTTGTCCTGGTTTAAGAATGCTGAATCCCGTATGAACCACCACTTGGCTGGTTTGTTTGGGGTTAGCTCCTTGGCTTGGACCGGCCACTTGGTTCACGTTGCGATTCCCGAATCGCGCGGAGTCCATGTGGGTTGGGACAACTTCTTGTCTGTTAAGCCTCACCCGGCTGGGTTAGCGCCTTTCTTCACTGGAAACTGGGGCGTTTACGCCCAGAATCCAGATACAGCAGGTCATGTTTTTAGCACCTCTGATGGTGCGGGAACGGCAATCTTAACGTTTCTTGGCGGCTTCCACCCTCAAACGGAGTCCTTGTGGCTCACCGATATCGCCCATCACCATTTGGCGATCGCGGTACTCTTTATTGTTGCGGGTCATATGTACCGGACGAACTTCGGTATCGGTCACAGCATGAAAGAGATTATGGAAGCTCACAATCCCCCCGAAGGTACGCCTTTCGGTGGCTGGATTGGCGCTGGTCATAAGGGAATGTATGACACATACAACAATTCCCTGCACTTCCAGCTCGGTTGGCACCTCGCCTGCTTGGGCGTTTTGACCTCGGTGGTTGCTCACCATATGTATTCGATGCCGGCATACGCCTTCATCGCGAAGGACTATACCACTCAGGCTGCGTTGTTTACTCACCACGAGTACATTGCGGGTTTCCTGATGTTGGGTGCGTTTGCCCACGGTGCAATCTTCTTGGTTCGGGACTACGATCCTGAAGCCAATAAGAACAACGTGTTGGCTCGGATGCTAGAGCATAAAGAAGCGCTCATCTCTCACTTGAGCTGGGTTTCGCTCTTCCTCGGCTTCCATACCCTGAGTATGTACGTCCACAATGATGTTGTCGTTGCCTTTGGCACGCCAGAGAAGCAGATTTTGATTGAGCCAGTGTTTGCTCAATGGATTCAAGCGGCTCACGGCAAGCTGTTATACGGTTTCGACACGTTGCTATCCAACCCGGATAGCGTTGCGTACACTGCTTTCCCCAACCACGGTAATGTGTGGCTTTCCGGTTGGTTAGATGCCATTAATAGTGGCGGAAACTCCCTGTTCTTAACCATTGGACCTGGAGACTTCTTGGTTCACCACGCGATCGCGCTGGGCTTGCATACCACCACCTTGATTTTGGTCAAAGGTGCTTTGGATGCTCGCGGTTCCAAGTTAATGCCGGACAAAAAAGACTTCGGCTATAGCTTCCCTTGCGATGGCCCCGGTCGTGGCGGTACGTGTGACATCTCTGCTTGGGATGCCACCTACCTCGCTGCATTCTGGATGTTGAACACCATTGGTTGGCTCACGTTCTACTGGCACTGGAAGCACTTGTGTATCTGGCAAGGGAACGTGGCTCAGTTTAATGAAAACTCGACCTACCTCATGGGGTGGTTCCGCGATTACCTCTGGGCGAACTCCGCTCAACTAATCAACGGCTACAACCCCTATGGCGTGAACAACCTGTCCATCTGGGCTTGGATTTTCCTTGCCGCACACCTGTGCTGGGCAGTTGGTTTCATGTTCCTCATCTCTTGGCGGGGTTACTGGCAAGAGCTGATCGAAACCATTGTTTGGGCGCACGAGCGCACGCCGCTCGCACAGCTCGTTCGTTGGAAAGATAAGCCTGTGGCACTCTCCATCGTTCAAGCCCGCGTGGTCGGTCTAGCTCACTTTGCTGCTGGCTATGTCTTTACTTACGCAGCCTTCTTAATTGCTTCAACGGCCGGTAAGTTTGGATAA
- the psaA gene encoding photosystem I core protein PsaA, with translation MTISPPEREAKVKVTVDTDPVPASFEKWGKPGHFDRTLARGPKTTTWIWNLHANVHDFDSQTSDLEDISRKIFSAHFGHLAVVFVWLSGMYFHGARFSNYEAWLGDPTAIKPSAQVVWPIVGQGILNGDVGGGFHGIQITSGLFYMWRAAGFTNSYQLYCTAIGGLVMAALCLFAGWFHYHKKAPKLEWFQNAESMMNHHLAGLLGCGSLGWAGHQIHVSLPINKLLDAGVAPSDIPLPHEFILDKSLMAELYPSFAEGIKPFFTLNWGVYSDFLTFKGGLNPVTGSLWLSDTAHHHLAIAVLLIIAGHMYRTNWGIGHTFQEILDAHKGPFTGEGHKGVYDIFIKSWHAELSWHLAWMGSLSILVAHHMYAMPPYPYMAIDYATQLACFTHHVWIGGFLIVGAGAHAAIFMIRDYDPAKNVNNLLDRVIRHRDAIISHLNWVCIFLGFHSFGLYVHNDTMRAFGRPQDMFSDTGIQLQPVFAQWVQSLHALAPGGTAPGALEPVSHAFGGGVVAVGGKVAMMPITLGTADFLVHHIHAFTIHVTVLILLKGVLFARSSRLIPDKSELGFRFPCDGPGRGGTCQVSGWDHVFLGLFWMYNSLSIVLFHFSWKMQSDVWGTVAPDGTVTHITAGNFAQGAITINGWLRDFLWAQAAQVITSYGSALSAYGIMFLAGHFVFAFSLMFLFSGRGYWQELIESIVWAHNKLKVAPAIQPRALSIIQGRAVGVAHYLVGGIVTTWAFFHARTLSF, from the coding sequence ATGACAATTAGTCCTCCAGAGAGAGAGGCAAAAGTCAAAGTTACAGTCGATACCGATCCAGTACCCGCTTCTTTCGAGAAGTGGGGAAAGCCCGGTCACTTCGACCGAACTCTGGCTAGAGGTCCCAAAACCACAACCTGGATTTGGAACCTTCATGCCAACGTCCACGATTTTGACAGTCAGACCAGTGACCTAGAAGATATTTCTCGGAAGATCTTCAGCGCTCACTTCGGTCACCTTGCTGTTGTATTTGTTTGGTTGAGCGGCATGTATTTTCATGGCGCTCGTTTTTCTAACTACGAAGCTTGGCTGGGCGATCCAACCGCCATCAAGCCAAGCGCTCAAGTGGTTTGGCCCATTGTCGGTCAAGGCATCTTAAATGGTGATGTCGGTGGCGGCTTCCACGGAATCCAGATTACCTCTGGCCTTTTCTATATGTGGCGAGCGGCTGGATTCACCAACAGCTACCAGTTATATTGCACCGCTATTGGCGGACTGGTAATGGCAGCCCTCTGCCTGTTTGCTGGCTGGTTCCACTACCACAAAAAAGCTCCAAAACTGGAATGGTTCCAGAATGCGGAATCCATGATGAACCACCACCTAGCTGGATTGCTTGGTTGCGGTTCTTTAGGATGGGCCGGTCACCAGATTCACGTTTCTTTGCCTATTAACAAGCTTTTGGATGCGGGGGTTGCGCCAAGCGATATTCCCCTGCCCCATGAATTCATTTTAGATAAAAGCTTGATGGCAGAGTTATACCCCAGTTTCGCAGAAGGAATTAAACCCTTCTTCACCCTAAACTGGGGAGTCTACTCTGACTTCCTAACCTTCAAAGGTGGATTAAATCCAGTTACCGGAAGCCTGTGGTTATCCGATACGGCACACCATCACTTGGCAATTGCCGTCCTTCTGATTATCGCGGGTCATATGTACCGCACAAACTGGGGAATCGGTCATACTTTCCAAGAAATTCTCGACGCGCACAAAGGACCCTTCACCGGTGAAGGACATAAAGGCGTTTACGACATCTTTATCAAATCCTGGCACGCAGAATTATCCTGGCATTTGGCTTGGATGGGTTCCCTCAGCATCCTCGTCGCGCACCATATGTACGCAATGCCTCCCTATCCCTACATGGCGATTGACTATGCTACTCAGTTAGCTTGTTTCACTCACCACGTCTGGATTGGCGGCTTCCTAATTGTTGGTGCAGGCGCTCATGCTGCAATCTTCATGATTCGCGACTACGATCCTGCTAAGAATGTCAATAACCTGCTAGACCGGGTGATTCGTCACCGGGACGCGATTATTTCTCACCTTAATTGGGTCTGTATTTTCTTAGGTTTCCACAGCTTTGGATTGTACGTTCATAACGATACAATGCGTGCTTTTGGTCGTCCTCAAGATATGTTCTCAGATACGGGGATTCAACTTCAGCCCGTATTCGCCCAATGGGTACAGAGCCTTCATGCCCTAGCACCGGGCGGAACCGCTCCAGGTGCGTTAGAGCCTGTTAGCCATGCTTTTGGCGGTGGTGTTGTTGCAGTTGGCGGTAAAGTTGCCATGATGCCCATCACTTTGGGAACGGCAGACTTTTTGGTGCATCACATTCATGCGTTCACCATTCACGTCACTGTCCTTATTCTGCTCAAAGGCGTGCTATTCGCTCGCAGTTCTCGCCTTATCCCTGATAAATCGGAACTCGGTTTCCGTTTCCCCTGCGATGGTCCAGGTCGAGGCGGCACGTGTCAGGTATCCGGTTGGGATCACGTGTTCTTAGGTCTGTTCTGGATGTACAATTCCCTCTCGATTGTTCTGTTCCACTTCAGTTGGAAAATGCAATCCGATGTTTGGGGAACAGTAGCACCAGATGGTACGGTGACTCACATTACTGCGGGCAACTTTGCCCAAGGTGCGATCACCATCAACGGCTGGTTACGCGACTTCCTCTGGGCGCAAGCCGCTCAGGTGATCACCTCTTACGGCTCGGCACTGTCAGCCTATGGCATCATGTTCTTGGCAGGTCACTTCGTCTTCGCCTTTAGCTTAATGTTCCTCTTTAGCGGTCGGGGCTATTGGCAAGAACTGATTGAGTCAATTGTTTGGGCGCATAATAAACTTAAAGTGGCTCCAGCAATTCAACCCCGCGCGTTGAGCATTATTCAAGGTCGTGCGGTGGGGGTCGCTCACTACCTCGTTGGAGGGATTGTGACAACTTGGGCCTTCTTCCATGCCCGTACCCTGTCCTTCTAG
- a CDS encoding transglutaminase-like domain-containing protein, whose translation MENYLQTSEIIDWDNPRILDLAKTIAAECDTPEAIAKACFEWVRDRVHHSSDYRMNPVTCRASEVLQCRTGYCYAKSHLLAALLRANGIPAGFCYQRLSVHDDGEPYSLHGLNAVHLPQVGWYRIDPRGNRAGINAQFTPPLEQLAYQPQLSGEEDSQTVFPEPLPIVIEALQAYPTWDSLLLNLPDTLLNAFEDYNTMDRDIPAKP comes from the coding sequence CTGGAGAATTATCTACAAACGAGCGAGATTATTGATTGGGACAATCCTCGCATTTTGGATCTAGCAAAAACGATTGCCGCAGAGTGCGATACACCAGAAGCAATTGCGAAAGCCTGTTTTGAATGGGTGCGCGATCGCGTGCATCACAGCTCTGATTATCGAATGAATCCTGTAACCTGTCGAGCATCGGAAGTTCTACAATGTCGAACGGGGTATTGCTACGCCAAAAGTCACCTTCTCGCCGCACTTCTTCGTGCCAATGGCATTCCTGCGGGTTTTTGCTATCAACGCTTAAGCGTTCATGATGATGGCGAACCCTACAGTTTGCACGGACTCAACGCAGTTCATTTACCTCAAGTCGGTTGGTATCGCATAGATCCGAGGGGCAATCGCGCAGGCATTAACGCGCAATTTACACCGCCTCTCGAACAGCTTGCCTATCAACCTCAACTCTCCGGAGAAGAAGATTCTCAAACTGTTTTTCCCGAACCGCTTCCGATTGTCATTGAAGCACTGCAAGCTTATCCAACTTGGGATTCACTCCTATTGAACCTTCCTGATACGCTCCTAAATGCATTTGAGGATTACAACACGATGGATCGGGATATTCCCGCAAAACCATAA
- a CDS encoding phycobilisome rod-core linker polypeptide, protein MAITTAASRLGTSAFSNATPVELRPSWTTDDAKAVIRTVYRQVVGNEYIMSSERLTSLESLLSQGCISVREFVRAVAKSELYKSKYFYNNFQTRTIELNFKHLLGRAPYDESEIIEHLDIYENEGYDADIDSYINSVEYQENFGENIVPYYRGFNTQTGQKTSAFPRMFRLYRGYANSDSSQLGGGIPRLVVELGQNTSAAVVAPSGGGNGWAYQASKQGNVPNKALGGTTPYGQASRVYRIEVSGMSKPGYPSIRRSSRAFLVPYEELNNKLQQINRLGGKIASITPAS, encoded by the coding sequence GTGGCTATTACGACAGCAGCATCTCGGCTGGGAACATCAGCTTTTAGCAATGCAACCCCCGTTGAGTTGCGACCGAGTTGGACGACAGATGATGCAAAGGCTGTAATTCGCACCGTTTACCGTCAGGTAGTAGGGAACGAATATATTATGTCTTCCGAGCGACTCACCAGTTTAGAGTCGCTTTTGTCTCAAGGATGCATCAGCGTGCGAGAGTTTGTCCGCGCTGTTGCGAAATCGGAGCTTTACAAATCCAAGTATTTCTACAACAATTTCCAAACTCGGACAATTGAACTCAACTTTAAACACCTGTTAGGTCGCGCGCCTTACGACGAGTCGGAGATTATCGAACACCTCGACATTTACGAAAATGAAGGGTACGACGCAGATATAGACTCTTATATCAACTCTGTTGAGTATCAGGAGAATTTTGGGGAGAATATCGTTCCCTACTATCGCGGCTTTAATACTCAGACTGGTCAAAAAACGTCTGCTTTCCCCCGGATGTTCCGACTTTATCGCGGTTATGCTAACAGCGATTCTTCTCAACTCGGTGGCGGTATTCCCCGTCTGGTAGTTGAACTCGGTCAGAATACTTCGGCGGCGGTTGTTGCACCTTCTGGTGGTGGCAACGGTTGGGCATACCAAGCTTCCAAGCAAGGCAATGTTCCGAATAAGGCACTTGGCGGTACGACTCCCTACGGTCAAGCGAGTCGTGTCTACCGAATTGAAGTGTCAGGAATGAGCAAGCCGGGATATCCGAGTATTCGCCGGAGTAGTCGGGCGTTCTTGGTTCCTTATGAAGAGTTGAACAATAAGTTGCAGCAGATTAATCGCCTCGGCGGTAAAATCGCTAGCATTACACCTGCGAGCTAA
- a CDS encoding HEAT repeat domain-containing protein translates to MTEATTIKELIQAVDRADSADELLDAVENLSEKKHKDAIPTLIEVLGFNNPGAAVAAVEGLIEIGEPVVPILLEQLDGYNYGARAWATRVFAGIGDPRALDLLLSAASSDFSLSVRRAAAKGLGIIRWSKLPEQEILPAQTQVLKTLFQVSEDPEWVVRYAAVLGLQSLALIVPNFKAEVVEFLKKLGNNDAELAIRSRVQMALNVLVQ, encoded by the coding sequence ATGACTGAAGCGACCACCATAAAAGAACTAATCCAGGCTGTCGATCGCGCCGATTCTGCTGATGAATTACTGGACGCAGTAGAAAACCTATCAGAAAAGAAGCACAAAGACGCAATTCCCACCCTAATTGAAGTTCTGGGCTTTAACAATCCGGGAGCAGCCGTTGCCGCCGTAGAAGGACTTATCGAGATTGGCGAGCCAGTCGTTCCTATCTTACTCGAACAGCTTGATGGCTATAACTACGGTGCAAGAGCCTGGGCAACCCGCGTCTTTGCTGGGATTGGCGACCCTCGCGCCCTCGATCTTTTGCTTTCTGCGGCGAGTAGCGACTTTTCCCTGAGCGTTCGTCGTGCTGCGGCGAAAGGACTGGGGATTATTCGTTGGTCAAAGTTGCCGGAACAAGAAATTCTTCCCGCTCAAACTCAAGTTCTGAAAACCCTATTTCAGGTCAGTGAAGATCCTGAATGGGTAGTGCGTTATGCAGCAGTGTTGGGGTTGCAATCCCTGGCATTAATCGTTCCCAATTTTAAAGCAGAGGTGGTGGAGTTTTTGAAAAAACTTGGGAACAACGATGCGGAATTGGCGATTCGCAGTCGCGTCCAGATGGCATTGAATGTTTTGGTGCAGTAA